The window agggggagaaagagagagagagagagagagagaaggggtgAGGTAGgggtaatattttcttttttattcctttaaacataaaaatatttaaataaataaaaaaaattaaaaaaaatcaaaggtaaattcgtcattataaaaagtttcaaaacaaattggaccaaacttgcaacaaaatgaaaagtttggaccgttggtgctagtccaaacttttttggaccaaagtgacaactTAAAGCTAACCACAGaaaccatttgtgcagttttgtctaatACCttctagacaaaattgcaaaaatggtctatgtggtatgcattttttttggggttttagtccataCCACGAttttttttggattgatggtccttttgagctagtttcgttgtgtttttggtccttctgaatagtgaaatgactgtaatgctcttctgatatatatatatatatatatatatatatatatatatatatatatatatatatatatatatatatatatatatatttgttttttctagttaatttaatgttttattaattaaaaatatgggtctctctctctccttctctctctctctctctctctctctccaccgtATACCTCCCCCATCCTATACACCTTTCTTTAAACCCAGTTAAACCCATACCTTCATAATTTCTTCTTCAATAAGATGAGTCAACTGGTAATGAACAAAGACAAGCTTAGATTCTTCCAGTGATTCTCTCTCTATGTGATCAGAGAACTAAAAATTGGTTGTCCGGAGAAGTATCTTACCTTGTCGGAGATTGAACATTGTTGATTTAAATCCACCCACACCATCCAACTCTCTACTTCACTTACCTATTCATCGTATTCACAACCTCCTCACACCACCATACTCACACACACAATCCGACCCTGGAAATGCAATTCTTCCTAAAAGGCAACCCAGGAGGGTGCTATTTGATTTTGATTATGGTTAATTACACCTAAAACCTACGATTCAAGTATATATGTATGAGTGAGTTTGATGCGAAGATAACCCATGAAAAGTGTATTGATTATCAAGGTTACCAGAACTTTGATCTCGACACCCCCTAATTCTAGGAACACACACTTTGAGTCATCATCATTTTTACACCAACAAGTTCATCATCTTCACACCTGTATCGATTATGTGTGTTCATCGAGAGTCCATTTGTCGAATCGAACTAGCATGGAGGAAGCATCGAGAATAGGATAGCTACCACCGCCACCCATGTCAGTGAATGAAACGGAGACCACCTCAGTGGCCAACAAAGTGGATTTATAACCTCTTAATCATATGGGTTAAAGTCTTCGATTGGGGGAATCCGATTACATAGATCCAAGAATCAACCCAGtagttttgttctttattttgtgGGACATCAAACCAAAAATATGGTAGGTTTAGTTGTCAAAATTTATGATTTCAGCAGAGATAGTAGGAGGAGAATGTGGATTTTAGCAAATATAAAAGGAGCTGGAGGTGAGTTCCAGCGGGTTTCAAGCTCCAACATGAAGAAGATGGTCTTCTGGTATATTGTAGAGCGAGaaataaaacccaaaaattattTATGTGGGGTTTTTTCTTCATCTGAATTTCCAATTATAGGTATTCCGATTTCATTTTTAACAAGAGTAGTTTTGGATGAAGAAGTGTGAGGAAGATGAAGATGGGTTCTGCAAATGATCTGTAGgtgaaacgagagagagagagaggtgggtccaatttaattattttttcatttaaattaaatagaaaaaacataaaaaaaaaaaataccagaAGAGGATTACAGTCATTTCAGTTTACCgagggaccaaaaacgcaacgaaactagctcaaaaggaccatcaaacaaaaaaaaaagtcatgATTTAGACTAAAAtcccaaaaaaatacataccacaaagacaacttttgcaattttgtctatgcTAACATCAGTTGGATGATTTCCTTCTACTATTTGATTTCTAGATTAATATGGAGTCTAACATGTAGCATGTATGGAATTCAAAGATGaacataaatgaaaatttttggtatACATAGAATGTAAAAAAGTAAAAAtccaacataaaaaaaattatttgtttaCAAGGTCTAATAGTTAGATTACATTCAaactaaaagtaaaaaaaatacttaaatacgtgtatatatatatatatatatatatatatatatatatatatatatatatatatacacataaaaatacttaacaaatacatataaatatctaaaaaatacatttatacatttaaaatacataaaaaaaaactatatataaaacttaaaaatacataaatacataaaattaataatattttaaaacacttgtcattatttcacatatataaaaaGATAAATAAGAGCAAAAATAataggatatttaatttctctactTAAAAGGAGCTAAAAATTTACAAATAATCACAACATAAACTAGCGTGTTTCAACCATCCAACCCAATCATTTGAATCCTATTAGAGACCTAAGTATAAGATTGTGCGACGAAAACATTATATTCATTATGATCGCCTATAAAGTCCAAATACAAATAAGTACGATGTTATCAAGAGCTTTCATTTTTTCTCTTGTGAAACGTATTGTCTATCCAGTTAAATCACTCTTTGATCAATGATAAATAAAAGAGGTTCGAATGTCCCATCACCTCGCAATACTCTTCCGTAAAGGAATAACAATCTCATAACCTGTAAATAATGCAATgatgtttttaaaatattattttcatatacTATATGATGTTGGGGTGTCACTTTATTATCATTTTAGGTTATTCAACTTGATGTTACTCATATATGTATCAAGTAAGAAGCGGGGTGCTGAGGTGGAGCTGCAGCCGTACGATGACATATAGAACAACATTTCGGTTAGGATTTTCCTACTGTAGGAGACCCCGCTGTGGTGATGAGCCTGTTGTCCATGCTCTCATCTCATGTTGCCTATTTTCTTGTTCCCCATGCATATTGTGTATAAGGACTTGTACGCTAATATTAAAATATGGAAGAAGGGTATAACATGGTTTGATAGACGAAGGAATGAAATGATTTGTCACAAAAATGACATAAATAATGAGAAATGAGTATAACATATATCCTAATAACAATGAAATATAACTTTAACAACAAAAGTAATTAGTACAATTTAGATAATTGGCTGATATACTAGTCGATTAAACTTACTTCAATCTTGTTTAAAAAATATAACATATTAAAAAGTAAACCTAGTACAAAATTACAAAGTCAGGACAAATAAAGGAGCAGTTTTACAACAATGTAGTTTCTTAAGGTTCTGATTACTAAAGTTATAGTAGTAATTCCTAAAGGTGCATCGTTCAACTCGCCGTTAGTTTTTCCGTGTGGAACGTTTGATTCTTCTTGTCTTGTTGAGATAAGGTCAAAATAGAAACGGGAATAAAGCAAATATGCTTCAATATTTGGCATTTTGTAGTCCATAAATCCAATAGTGAccaatttgttttttatttattttttaagtgACAAGTGACAACTCAAAAAATATGTTTACCTTATAACCAATTGCTCAGCGTATGAAAAAAGTTGAACATGAAAgggataaaaataaataaataaataaataaaagcaaTATTGTTTTTTGATtaatagttataaaaatattattttataaatgaataaactgattgtcattttttttaaagtaatatAAAATGATCATCAATTCTATAAACCTTCAAAATTAATCCTGAAAACCCTTGAAAATAATAAGATTTTGCTTTAAATCTATTGCCAAATTGttcttataaattataaattgttattacaattttgaaataagaatattctttaagtttgaagtgtttttaaaaaatttcttttatactAAAAGCAATTTCGCAATTCACAATTTTAGAGAGTGTTTGGTTTAACTTCTAAAATGACTTTTGatcttttttttttagaaaaagtcAAAAAGATGTTTGGGAAGATGAGAAGgacttttaaaaatgatttttccaATCGAGTAAATTTGTTCTTTTTGAAAAGTCATTAAATAATTACTTTTCCAACTTTTCAATAGTGTTAAACATTAAAATTGCTTTTATATCTCCATCTGCCTCTAATAAATATGTAAACATGTCATTTTTAATCATTTTGTATGTAAAAATTAAACCAcacaatttaattttttttttcaaaagctaatccaaacacattttaaaaatcaACTTTTGTAAAAAGTCTTTTTACAAAAAAAGACTTTTGCCCcacaaaagctaagccaaacacgcTCTTACTGTATACAAAATTGATGCTATTTTGAATAATTGTGCTATTTGTTAAAAGatattagtttattaatttgCTAACTATCCTTTTTAAATATACCTTATTAGTTTGAtaaaaatttcactttaaaatgtaatattataaaaaaaattatatattgtgTTTGGAttatatttcaatttttttttcttttagaccTTGTATTAATTTAACTTTTTTgagagttttttttttcagaaaaattgtCAAATATGagatgtttttcaaaaaaataaataaacaattaaaaaaatttcgaaaaaaatgaaagaaatacaAACTCCTTTTTAAAGAAAAAAGGTTAATATTTAACATGAAAAAAAACTCTATATATAAAAGATCTTTTATAGCATCAATCATAAAACAAAACTACATTTTGATAAAAAGTTATATGTCAAATTTATATAAAACAAAAATCATTCAACTCTAGTTGTTTCTTGgtaatttttataataatatatatatttttaaaaattatgaatatataattcttaaatattgaaaatacattttttgaacattaaagtcaaaaataaaaatagaaaactaTATTGGGGGGTTGATGGTAATGGCGATATTGTGGTGCTGGCTTGGGTTGGTGGAGGGAATAAATGCGCTGAACAGGTACACACCCTCACTGAAAACAACTTGTACTTGTTAATTCTCATgcctttaattttaattaatttccatTTCCTTTATTTTTGTAGTAATTTACttcaatttaattaataaatctcATTTCCATCTTCATTAATTAATCTAAAGAATCAGAAGATGACCAGAGCATGTGAAAGGCAACCATCTTTTTATAGGAAGCAAACAAGATCACCACCATTTTAGTATATGCTTTAAAGTTTTAAAGATCGTCACCATCGCCGCCACCGCATCACCACCGTGGACCACCACTATCCTTTTCCACCATTAACAACTCACACCAATCTCCCTCCACATTCCCTCTCCTTCAAGATAAAATCTAGGGTTCTTGAATACCCAATTCAATTTCTGCAAAATTGAACCACAAGCTATTAATTCATCACTTGATTCTTTGTTTTTTGACCCACCTACAACCAGAACCTAATTCTTAACGTTCGTCGGAAATGCCATTTCCCCAAATTTGAATCGGAGTCAAAAATGGTTACACAGAGTAGCAGTGTAGTAGCAGTAATCGACATTTGTTCCGGTATTTGAATCAATGAGAGGTTTATTTCAACAATGTTGCTACTTCACCGCCAGTTTTCTTTTGCTAATTGCATTCATGTCGCCGGCGGCTGTCGATCAGGTGGCTGCAGCGGCCTCGGAGAAGGAGATCCTGCTTCAGTTCAAAGGTAACATTACAATCGATCCTTACAATAGTTTGATTTCATGGGATTCTAGTACAGATCAATGTAGAGATTATAGCGGTGTGTTTTGTGATTCTTTTGGGAATGTATATAAGATTGTGTTATGGAACACTAGCTTGGTCGGTGTGTTGTCGCCGGCATTATCGGAGTTGAAATCGTTAAGGATTCTCACCCTCTTCGGAAACGGATTCACCGGAATCATACCACCGGAGTTTCAAGAGCTCACCACTTTATGGAAGATCAATGTCAGCTCCAACGCTTTGTCTGGTTCAATCCCTGAATTTTTAGGGGACTTGCCTAATATTCGGTTTCTCGATTTGTCCAAGAATGGCTTCCAAGGAGAGATTCCATCGTCTTTGTTTAAGCTCTGTGAAAAAACAAAGTTCATTTCACTCTCCCATAACAATCTCTCCGGTACAATTCCGATCATCATCAACAACTGCTTGAATCTCGAAGGATTCGATGTATCATTCAACAGCTTGACTGGCGAATTCCCTTCACGAATTTGTGAAATCCCACCTCTAGCTTACTTGTCTGTAAGAAACAACATGTTGACTGGAAAAATTGAAGATCAAATCGCAAATTGTCAAACGTTAGAGCTTCTAGATCTTGGCAGTAATCTTTTCTCCGGGAATGCCCCTTTCAGTGCTCTAGAATTCGCAAATCTGAGTTatttcaatgtttcaaataaCGAATTCGATGGACAGATTCAACCGATTCAAACTTGTAGTGAAAAACTAGAAGTTTTTGATGTTGCTGGAAATGGTTTTGAAGGGGAGATCCCTATGAGCATTGTTTCACAATGCAGTGGGTTGAAGGTTTTAAACATGGCGTACAACAGATTAAACGGTCAAATCCCGGTGGAgatttcaaatctaaaaagaaTTTCAGTCATCAAATTGGGGAATAATTCAATAACTGGTGAAATCCCAGAAGAATTCGGCTCCATTGAACTTCTACAAGTTCTCGATCTTCATAACCTCGATCTCAACGGCGGAATCCCGGATTCCTTGAGCAGTTGCAGGTTTCTTCTAGAACTGTAAGTCCACTTACACCTTACGCTTTCTTCTTCACCTCAACAattttcaaaccctaatttcgttACATTTACAGAGACGTTTCAGGAAATTCTTTACAGGGACGAATCCCGGAATCATTTTACAACATGTCCAACCTTAGAATCCTCGATCTTCACAAAAACGATCTCAACGGATCCATACCTTCAACCCTAGGAAACCTCTCCAAAATCCAGACATTAGATCTATCCCAAAATTCATTATCCGGGTCAATTCCCTCAACTTTATCAAATCTATCAAACTTGAGTCACTTCAATGTCTCCTACAACAACCTATCGGGTCAGATCCCTGCATTTTCACTCCAAAATTTCAATTCCTCAGTGTTTTCAAACAATCCAGAGCTCTGTGGGCCCCCATTGGATCAATCTTGTACAAGAGATTCAAAAAATTCTGAATCAAAAAGACCAAAACTAAGCGTTTCCACCATTGTTGCCATTGTTGCTGCTTCATTGATCTTGATCGGAGTTATTATAATAATCATCTTGAACATGAAAGcccgaagaagaagaggaagagaagATGAAACAATGATCATAGAAAGCACACCATTAGCTTCATCAGATTCCAATTTAATAATCGGAAAATTAGTTCTTTTCAGCAAAACTTTACCATCAAAATATGAAGATTGGGAAGCAGGAACCAAAGCTTTACTCGATAAAAACTGCTTAATCGGTTCCGGAACAATCGGAACCGTTTATCGAGCTGATTTCGACGGTGGGATTTCAATCGCGGTAAAAAAGATCAAATCTTTAGGAAGAATCAAGAGCCAAGATGAATTTGAACAAGAAATCGGACGGCTAGGATCGCTTCGACACCCAAATCTCGTGTCTTTCCAAGGATACTATTGGTCATCCACCATGCAATTAATCTTATCCGATTTCGCCCCAAACGGGAACCTCTACGACAACCTCCACGGAATCGGAATCAGTCATTCCGGGAGTAGCTCCGGAATCGGAAACCCGGAATTGAATTGGCCACGGAGGTTTAACATCGCATTAGGAGTAGCAAGGGCGTTGTCGTACATTCACCACGACTGTAAACCTCAAATCCTTCACCTCAATTTGAAATCCCACAACATTTTGTTAGATCAAAATTACGACCCGAAACTTGCAGATTACGGGTTAGTCAAGTTTTTACCGTTGCTTGATAATTACGGTTTGACCGGGTTTCACAATGTGGTGGGGTATGTGGCACCGGAATTGGCTCAAAGTATGAGATTGAGTGATAAATGTGATGTTTAtagttttggtgtgattttgttGGAGGTGGTGACAGGGCGGAAACCGGTGGAGGGGGTGGGGGGGAATGAGGTGGTGGTTTTGTGTGAATATGTGAGGGGTTTGATTGAAAGGGGGAGAGCTTCGGATTGTTTTGATAGGAGTTTGAATGGGTTTGTGGAGAATGAGTTGATTCAAGTGATGAAATTGGGATTGATGTGTACGTCGGAATCGGCATTGAGGAGACCGAGTATGGCGGAGGTTGTTCAGGTTCTCGAGAGTGTGAGGTCGGAATCGGAGGGATAGGAGTGGAATTAGAATTTTGAAGATGGAATATTTTTAGTTTGTGATTAAGATTATTGATTGTTTGTTGTAATTTGGGTTCAATAAgattttattcattaatcaataTCAATTAGATTGGCTTGTGTAGCCATTTCTCTAAAAGCTATTTCAAAAAAAAGAAGCAAAATTAAGAGAAATCCCACAATGTGGAGTTGTGGAGTGCGAAATTGGAAATAAAATGTGAAATACTCAAACTGTGTAGTTTTGAGTTTTGACCGATTCTCAGTGAGTTGTGAAACGGGTTATATGAATCAACTCGTATAATTCTCAGTTTCCTTCGATTCAGATATGGTTAGTGGCGAAATTTTTGCCCGTTTGTGTTTGTTTTCTATTTGATGTAAGAATCTAGAATCATTTTTTCATTCaaccaattatagcattgtacgattaatatataaaaaaacaaaaatattttataacagaTGACcctataaaaaaagaaaaaataaacttAAACTACTATTAAATTTTACCAAATATTCCTATTAAAAAAATCTTATAActtgaaaaaatattttatattttgttgATATTAAATTTTGTAAATAGACTCTCATCTAACTTCGTTTACTATAAATATTAATGTTACCCAATTACGCTTTCAGCTTAATCTTATGCAACTGTTAGTATAACATTATAGCATATACCAAAGCGTTATACCATATTACCATTACACCTCTTTCAATCCTTACATAGTTACATTGAACATAATGGGTTCCATGAAGCATGTATGTATAGGATCGTGTTCCACTTCCACATAAAGTTTTAATCCTTTTATTATTTgcaatatatttacacatatatCACAGATCATAGTCAATCTTTAACGCAACCGAGCCATAATATGCATAATATGACTAATGAAAAAGAAGAGGCTTTGGTTGTCTAAATGGATTCTAATAAGTGGTATTGGAGGACTAATTTAGGCAACCCAAATGATTACATTTTAGGAAATAATAAAAGTTATCAGGATGCAAGAAAGAAAGAGTGGGAAAATGACGAAAATAGCCCCATATTAAGCTTGAAATCGAAAAAAATCCACAATGATGACATGATAAATTAGGTCATCCACAATGCATTGAATTTtatagagttcaatggattgCCACATCATTTTTCTACATTCCATGCAActcaattaatttttttctacaATGCATTCAACTCTACAAAATTCAATAGAAAGTTACAAAAGCTAATTTATAGTATGTATTTAAGATTAAAAACTTTCCTTtttcccattgaagagttcaatggccATTGAGCTCCAAATCCATTGAATGCCAAAGTGGCATCTCCCTATGGTAGAGTTTCACCATTAAATGACAACTAGACTTGCCACCTCATTTAACTCTCCCATTAAACTCACCATTGTGGATGCTCTTAGGACAGATCCACATAAGTATTGATTATCAAtacaacagaaaaaaaaaaaatcaattatagCAATGCACTTTGAAAAATGAAAACTCTTAATTCAAAAGTCAATTTatgtaaaacacttttatttgttCAAAACTTCACTCGATCCCTATAAAAGAGGATGGGTAGATAGTCCATGCCTTACGGGTGCTCCATTTAAAACGATCGATCGTACTTTAAGCTTCAATGGCGTCTTCTTCACCGCCGGCTTCTCCCTCCGGTAATAGGCAACTTCTTCCGGTTTCCGACGGACAGTCCTCTCTATCCAACGTCGTCTACGGTAAGCACAATTGTATACTGATCATTGGTAATTACTTTCGAAATCAACGAATATTCCAAGTCGAATTCGAATTAATTTGCGTTGAATTGAAACTCAATTCGTTAGGGAATTACATGATCATTGTTTTGATTTAGTATGAATACAGCATTTTTTAGAATATATACAGCGTAATAGCCTGAGAATGTCCTGCCGTTATAAGTAtgttttaagaaaataaaaaaggattGTATAATTTGTGAGTGCGATTTCAATTGCGATGTCAATGATATGATTGAATTGTTGTCTGAGTTAGATACGTAGAGATATTACAGTGGAGATTCTTAGAGAGTGCTTTGCTGTGCTAGGTTTTTAAGGCATTGGATTATCACAAATATGTGCATTACTCACTTGGAAAAGCAATTCCTGCAATTGGTGTCAGATCTCTATGTTTGAAACTGGGATTAAGTTGCAGACAATACAATATTTCAGTCTCAAATTCATTTGTTTTTGATTAATATGGTAGCAACGTAGATCCAGATCTGATCAATGATATCTATCTTTTTCTCCACTCTGGATGCAGTGTTTGTTTGCACACCATTAGTGTCCTGCATACTACATTTAGTAGAACTTATTGTAGTATTTTGCTGCTGATTTTTCTCTAGCCTCCTGCTTTTCATGAACTCATAACTCAACCGATTGAAATTCAGAATGTGATATGATGTCAATGCCAAATTGATTTAGTTAAACCAACCATCCTGTTATTAGAAAACTGTAGATTCTGTTGACTTTCTTGAATCTTAATTTGAATGTTACTGTTTGAATCTCATCTAATAACTTGATCATTATCTGCAGAGCTTTCACAGCAAGTACAAGCTGCAATGGAGAATATGCTTAAGATGATTACGTGAGTAAACAAACTTATAATGGTCTATAATATAGTATTCACTTCACTCAAAGATTGTGAAAAAGCTTTTTGCTTAGAATGTTGTCCTATTTCTTTTCTACTTTTGTACACAGTGAAATTGACCAAAGCTCAAGTGGAATAATAGAAGAAATAGAGAAATGCAAATACTCTGCTTTTGAGAGGAAAAAAAGTTTAGAGGAAGGCAAAGAGCGTTTCCAGAAAGCAGCTTTCTCTGTTCTAGACATGCTGAACAACAACACAGAGAGTAACTAAAAACCTAAAACTTTCACACTTGGGTTGCTAAGACTTGAAGAACCAAGTGTGTTACTAATGCATGTGATGATCTGTTTAAGATGGTTTGTTTAAGTTACAGTTGTTGCTATCTTCCTCTTATCATATTTTGAACGAGATTATAGAGTTTGTTGTTCTGTTGAGCACAAGGAACACCAcaagagaagaaaaaaaaaaaaaaaaagacatattCATCATAGGAAATCGtaacatattacatatatataagtCTAAGAATTAATGATACTTTTAATCGATTATATATAAGAGATTTTTTAGAATGTTTATGTAAGAAACAAGTTTATTAAACAATTTAAATGAAAGGATTGTTCAAgtaaaaaacctaaaaaaaacaattttgatATATTCTAGTTTTATGGCAAAAGGTTGAAAACTACGTTAGACAATAATAGACATGCACAAACGTGGAAATTATTACTACGTATCatattatttgttttattaagAGGTATAATGTGTGTTGCACTCTGCAAGAAacaaaattatttgtttttgaaAGTCGtaagttattaaaaaaaattgaagtttaAATAAAGTGAAACTTTTAACTTAAAAAGACTTTTCTgataattctagttttaaaatACTGGAATTTAATCCATACATCCatcataacaatttttttttttaaaaaaaaaaacattcgttCCATATTTTACATTAACTGATTAGCAATTCATCTCTCGTAAATAAACCATATATTCTTGGTCAATTAGTTACACTACCATGTGCTTCAACCTCGTCTTCATAATCATCACACGCATAAGGTTATTTTGAAGCAACACATCGAGTTGATCTTATTGAGTAAAGAACTCATCGTTCAAACATCAAACCCTCTTTCCTTATGAAATTATTAAGCGCATGAGATGCAATGATAATGTTTGTTTGTGTGACCAACATAAATGGAGCCATCCTCTTTGATATAATGAATCATGCTTTCAAGGCTATGGTTGTTCGTTATTTgaataaaaccgaattatccaattagataatttggattggactatttggttcgggtATTCACATTTTTGGATTAGTTTTCTACAAAACCGAATTACTAATTTGAATTTCATATTGGTTttagtttataaaataagaaccgaataacaatttaatatttatttatttttaatatatatctacaaatatttattattattttttatttttgtcaaATAGATTCAAAAAGTTTCACCTAATAAAAAACCTTAATATGTATTTTCTCTAAAAAAatatctataaaatattaaactttaattttttttagtagttgtttataaacattaaaccacaactatgctattttttttcttttataaagttggataatattttaattatatgtggttttaaaaatatTCTGATTTTTGAAAACCAATTTATATAAACTGATCCAATTGAATTGTAATTTGATTGGATCGGATTAGATTAGATTTGAATTTAGTTGGACTATTTggatatatgttttaaaaatcaaaatcaatttggatttatttgattgaatttgATCGAACCGATCCAttcaaacgaacacccctattcAAGACACCAAAAGCACGTTCAATGACATTTTAAAGTTTTGCATGTGTATggtaaaaaaaatctttattgtTCAATGCACGTCGATGAAAATCTCCAAAAAAAAACACCTCACATTACAATAACGACATCACAAAGTTAATATTTATATGTAAGAGTCAaataattaaatgtttaaaataacgtcatatatatatatatatatatatatatatatatatatatatatatatatatatatatatatatatatatatatatatatatataaccataaacATACTTGGTGGTGGAAACAAGAATGATCCATATATTAACTAATGTTTCTGATAATATTTATTTACTATATTCTTA of the Lactuca sativa cultivar Salinas chromosome 6, Lsat_Salinas_v11, whole genome shotgun sequence genome contains:
- the LOC111918745 gene encoding probable LRR receptor-like serine/threonine-protein kinase At1g12460, with the translated sequence MRGLFQQCCYFTASFLLLIAFMSPAAVDQVAAAASEKEILLQFKGNITIDPYNSLISWDSSTDQCRDYSGVFCDSFGNVYKIVLWNTSLVGVLSPALSELKSLRILTLFGNGFTGIIPPEFQELTTLWKINVSSNALSGSIPEFLGDLPNIRFLDLSKNGFQGEIPSSLFKLCEKTKFISLSHNNLSGTIPIIINNCLNLEGFDVSFNSLTGEFPSRICEIPPLAYLSVRNNMLTGKIEDQIANCQTLELLDLGSNLFSGNAPFSALEFANLSYFNVSNNEFDGQIQPIQTCSEKLEVFDVAGNGFEGEIPMSIVSQCSGLKVLNMAYNRLNGQIPVEISNLKRISVIKLGNNSITGEIPEEFGSIELLQVLDLHNLDLNGGIPDSLSSCRFLLELDVSGNSLQGRIPESFYNMSNLRILDLHKNDLNGSIPSTLGNLSKIQTLDLSQNSLSGSIPSTLSNLSNLSHFNVSYNNLSGQIPAFSLQNFNSSVFSNNPELCGPPLDQSCTRDSKNSESKRPKLSVSTIVAIVAASLILIGVIIIIILNMKARRRRGREDETMIIESTPLASSDSNLIIGKLVLFSKTLPSKYEDWEAGTKALLDKNCLIGSGTIGTVYRADFDGGISIAVKKIKSLGRIKSQDEFEQEIGRLGSLRHPNLVSFQGYYWSSTMQLILSDFAPNGNLYDNLHGIGISHSGSSSGIGNPELNWPRRFNIALGVARALSYIHHDCKPQILHLNLKSHNILLDQNYDPKLADYGLVKFLPLLDNYGLTGFHNVVGYVAPELAQSMRLSDKCDVYSFGVILLEVVTGRKPVEGVGGNEVVVLCEYVRGLIERGRASDCFDRSLNGFVENELIQVMKLGLMCTSESALRRPSMAEVVQVLESVRSESEG
- the LOC111918735 gene encoding uncharacterized protein LOC111918735 — its product is MASSSPPASPSGNRQLLPVSDGQSSLSNVVYELSQQVQAAMENMLKMITEIDQSSSGIIEEIEKCKYSAFERKKSLEEGKERFQKAAFSVLDMLNNNTESN